From Oreochromis niloticus isolate F11D_XX linkage group LG1, O_niloticus_UMD_NMBU, whole genome shotgun sequence, a single genomic window includes:
- the LOC100699707 gene encoding low choriolytic enzyme, which yields MILQTALLSVFLCSAHTFVIEASFEKHVENSGNKAEDDEFSISTLLEKANANLGKNLDEPLVIFGDIAVPTGLQNADPCTARGCLWPKNNNGRVFVPYRISNQYSRRERDVIEQGLKSFEAATCISFRPQSRERDFLNIQSRDGCYSFVGRRGGGQIVSLSRQGCVFHQIVQHEVLHALGFDHEQTRSDRDQHVRILLENVIPGMEHNFRKIDTRNLDTSYDYNSVMHYGRFAFSKNREPTIIPIPNENVAIGRATEMSGNDILRVNRLYNCSSNVPKPVQRNKLF from the exons ATGATCCTCCAGACGGCTCTGCTCAGCGTGTTCTTGTGCTCTGCCCACACTTTTGTTATAGAG GCATCTTTTGAAAAACATGTTGAAAACTCCG GAAACAAAGCTGAGGATGATGAGTTCAGTATCTCGACACTGCTGGAGAAGGCTAATGCTAATCTTG GAAAGAACTTGGATGAACCTCTAGTCATATTTGGAGACATAGCAGTGCCAACAGGTCTACAGAACGCTGATCCGTGTACGGCTCGAGGCTGTTTGTGGCCTAAAAACAACAATGGCAGAGTCTTTGTACCTTATCGAATCTCCAACCAGTACT ccCGCAGAGAACGTGATGTCATCGAGCAAGGTCTGAAGTCATTTGAAGCAGCCACGTGCATCAGCTTTAGGCCCCAAAGCAGAGAAAGAGACTTTCTGAACATTCAGTCTCGTGATGG GTGTTACTCTTTTGTTGGGCGTCGTGGTGGTGGCCAGATAGTGTCACTGAGTCGCCAGGGCTGTGTTTTCCACCAGATAGTCCAACACGAGGTGCTCCATGCCCTGGGCTTCGACCATGAACAGACTCGTTCAGACAGAGACCAACATGTACGCATCTTGCTAGAGAACGTCATTCCAG GAATGGAGCATAACTTTAGGAAAATCGACACAAGGAACCTTGATACTTCCTATGATTACAACTCTGTTATGCACTATGGAAG GTTTGCCTTCTcaaaaaacagggagccaaccATCATCCCCATACCCAATGAGAATGTAGCCATTGGCAGAGCTACAGAGATGAGTGGCAATGACATCCTTCGAGTGAATCGCCTTTATAACTGCA GCTCGAATGTGCCCAAACCTGTGCAAAGAAACAAGTTGTTCTag